The following proteins are encoded in a genomic region of Nicotiana sylvestris chromosome 4, ASM39365v2, whole genome shotgun sequence:
- the LOC138890099 gene encoding uncharacterized protein, translating to MPTGKLAKWQILLSELNIVYVTQKVVKGKALADHLAENPVGRAYEALKTSFPDEEVSFVREDITKAYDCWRMFFDGAANFKGVGIRAVLVSEMGQHYLVSSKLRFPYTNNMAEYEACILGLNMAIDLNIQELLVIGDSDLLVHQVKGEWATKNSKMFSYLHHVQELRKSFTKIQFRHVPKIQNAFADALATLSSMIQHPDKNYTDPIPVRIYNQLAYCALVKEETNGKPWLHDIKGYLSKGEYPEHANHT from the coding sequence atgccgactggaaagttggccaaatggcagatactgttaagtgagctcaatatcgtctacgtaactcaaaaggtggTTAAAGGaaaagcattggcagatcaccttgctgaaaatccggtggggcGAGCATACGAAGCTTTGAAAACTtcttttcctgatgaagaagtgtcgttcGTAAGAGAAGACATTACCAAAGCATACGAttgttggaggatgttctttgacggggctgcaaatttcaaaggagtgggcattagaGCAGTTTTGGTTTCagaaatgggtcaacattatctggtatcttctaaactcagatttccctacaccaacaacatggcggagtatgaagcctgcatactagggctcaatatGGCAATCGActtgaacattcaggagttgctggtgatcggtgattcagatttgcttgtgcaccaggtaaaaggagagtgggccaccaagaattccaagatgttttcatatctgcaccatgtgcaggaactGAGAAAGAGCTTCACGAAGATACAATTTAGACATGTGCCCAAAATTCAGAATgcgttcgccgatgcattggctaccttgtcatctatgatacaacatccagataagaattatactgatcccattccggtgaggatctATAATCAGCTGGCATATTGTGCCCTTGTTAAAGAAGAAACAAATGGAAAGCCTTGGCTCCATGACATCAAGGGGTATTTATCAaagggagaatatccggagcatgcaaatcacacttag